One genomic segment of Primulina tabacum isolate GXHZ01 chromosome 9, ASM2559414v2, whole genome shotgun sequence includes these proteins:
- the LOC142504439 gene encoding uncharacterized protein LOC142504439, with product MDSVATSGSGNARCKKADKTRRSWSGRKEDVLIQSLKEVMTKGWKSENGFKAGYLTLLKNAMHTAILGTNIRGNPHINSKIHVWKKTYSTLVTLLSKSGVGWNDTDKTIDATDETWESIHDPSFRPMRHKQWMHFNDWAEIFGNDRATGEHSKNFENALQQVLKLDEELPNIEFIGETRTSSKSKKRKHPSLHDESIVEAINNLAHITKDTMTQLIKEINAEDKISDVQDTVLDALQGLTDLSEDEQVAAAKLLFNNHNDLALFKRLGDRGRMCLVMRLLRGD from the exons ATGGATAGTGTAGCGACTTCTGGTAGCGGTAATGCGAGGTGCAAGAAAGCAGACAAGACACGGCGAAGTTGGAGTGGCCGGAAAGAAGATGTGCTAATACAGTCGCTGAAAGAAGTTATGACAAAGGGGTGGAAAAGTGAGAATGGTTTTAAAGCGGGTTACTTGACGTTGTTGAAGAATGCAATGCATACCGCAATACTAGGAACAAATATACGAGGTAATCCTCATATTAATTCAAAAATACATGtgtggaagaaaacatataGTACGTTGGTGACGTTGTTATCCAAGAGTGGAGTCGGTTGGAATGACACTGACAAGACGATCGATGCTACAGACGAGACTTGGGAATCAATT CATGACCCAAGTTTTAGACCAATGCGGCATAAGCAGTGGATGCATTTCAATGATTGGGCTGAAATCTTCGGAAACGATCGAGCTACTGGGGAGCATTCAAAGAATTTTGAGAATGCGTTACAGCAAGTTCTTAAACTTGATGAAGAACTTCCCAACATAGAGTTCATTGGAGAGACAC GTACGTCTTCTAAAAGCAAAAAAAGGAAGCATCCGAGCTTGCATGATGAATCAATAGTCGAAGCAATCAACAACCTCGCTCACATAACCAAAGACACGATGACACAATTGATCAAGGAAATTAACGCGGAGGACAAAATCTCGGATGTCCAAGACACGGTTTTGGATGCATTGCAGGGTCTTACCGACCTTTCAGAAGATGAACAAGTTGCTGCGGCTAAGTTGTTATTCAACAACCACAACGACTTGGCACTATTCAAAAGACTTGGCGACCGTGGAAGGATGTGCTTGGTTATGAGGTTGTTGCGTGGTGACTAA
- the LOC142504440 gene encoding uncharacterized protein LOC142504440, whose amino-acid sequence MDIKRRNLILVVIVQQLVFRNLLMLYLVIRSRANVVAHRRRATRNRLVSYSMTQRINSQFRHLNMIIDAGDVQCVLNLRMNRNAYGRLCYLLMHLGGLTDSRYVRVQEKVAMFLSILAHHKKNRVTSHDYMRSGQTVSAHFHEVMRALLKLYTLLLVKPTPVDGNCDSDPWKWFETGCLGALDDTHIGVHVPARDKAKYRSRKGIISVNLLGVCDRNMNFIYALTGWEGSAADARVLRDALTRDDAFKVPRGCYYLCDNGYANAEGFLTPYRRVRYHRDAWGNRASAPQDHKELFNWRHSQARNIIERAFGLLKKRWAILRSPSFYPLHVQNQIILACILLHNFIRNQMPDDPLDEYDEEVGSPIHDTQNEYISSFESSNEWVNWRDQCAMSMWNNYN is encoded by the exons ATGGACATCAAACGTAGAAACCTTATACTGGTTGTAATCGTACAACAACTGGTGTTTAGAAATTTATTGATGTTGTATCTTGTAATCCGATCGCGTGCGAATGTGGTTGCCCATCGACGTCGTGCCACTCGTAACAGACTTGTTTCGTACAGCATGACACAAAGAATCAATTCTCAATTTAGGCATTTGAATATGATTATTGATGCTGGTGATGTTCAATGTGTCTTGAACTTGAGAATGAACCGAAATGCCTATGGAAGGTTGTGCTATCTTTTAATGCACTTAGGAGGACTAACAGATTCTCGGTATGTCCGCGTCCAAGAGAAGGTTGCAATGTTTTTGTCAATATTGGCACACCATAAAAAAAATCGGGTAACCAGTCACGACTACATGCGTAGTGGACAGACAGTCAGCGCACATTTTCATGAAGTTATGCGTGCATTGTTGAAGTTGTATACCTTACTTCTTGTGAAGCCTACACCTGTTGATGGGAACTGTGACAGCGATCCTTGGAAATGGTTTGAG ACTGGTTGTCTAGGTGCGTTGGATGACACTCATATCGGCGTACACGTTCCAGCCAGAGACAAAGCCAAATATAGAAGCAGAAAAGGAATAATTTCGGTTAACTTGTTGGGGGTTTGTGATCGAAATATGAACTTTATTTACGCTCTTACTGGATGGGAGGGATCTGCCGCTGATGCAAGAGTTTTAAGAGATGCATTGACACGGGATGATGCATTCAAGGTTCCAAGAG GTTGTTATTATCTTTGTGACAATGGATACGCTAATGCGGAAGGTTTCTTGACTCCGTACAGACGAGTAAGATATCATAGGGATGCTTGGGGCAATCGTGCATCCGCACCACAAGATCACAAGGAGTTATTCAATTGGAGGCATTCACAAGCAAGAAACATTATTGAAAGAGCATTTGGTTTGTTGAAAAAGAGATGGGCTATCCTTCGAAGTCCTTCGTTTTACCCCTTGCATGTCCAAAACCAAATAATTCTTGCTTGCATTCTACTACATAATTTCATCCGTAATCAAATGCCCGACGATCCTTTAGATGAATATGATGAAGAAGTTGGCAGTCCCATTCATGATACACAAAATGAGTACATAAGCAGTTTTGAGTCGTCCAACGAGTGGGTTAATTGGCGAGATCAGTGCGCAATGTCCATGTGGAACAACTACAATTAA